In Calonectris borealis chromosome Z, bCalBor7.hap1.2, whole genome shotgun sequence, a single genomic region encodes these proteins:
- the LOC142075835 gene encoding uncharacterized protein LOC142075835: protein MALRGLALSFFLVLATLLLARGQKDPGPRNQREAKEAETCQRPPWDPKLQLTPDQENYKKNDEVMLSCPEGFQPSFTKIRCSSEVQSISNGKTVYRVVWHGRDSRGGWIQIQSNVECIEVLQVVPGTLEISSTSIKLNWTCRLPDACQHIWARCRLAVASSPPCEAEEVNEEEMLHGWKGTFTCPPLQPFTLYSVTISLPPSTILYTRFLRTKETVPDKLEKLWLDPSTGSLRWKALPSCKGEIIGYQLNITARRAHDGSFLEFKQVVVNQSVTQYTPPHQTPGSQYTVTVQGVTAAGAGAASLLEFQSYVSETCQRPQWDTRLRLAPDQENYKKNDEVLLSCPESFQPSFTHVKCLGEDQPISNWNRLYTDPWLGRDSRGDWIHIQ, encoded by the exons ATGGCCCTGCGAGGGCTGGCTCTGTCCTTTTTCCTGGTGCTTGCCACTCTGCTGCTTGCACGGGGACAGAAGGACCCTGGCCCCAGGAACCAGAGGGAAGCCAAGGAAGCAG AAACGTGCCAAAGACCCCCGTGGGATCCAAAACTCCAGCTGACACCAGACCAGGAGAACTACAAGAAGAACGACGAAGTGATGCTGAGCTGCCCTGAGGGTTTCCAGCCATCCTTCACCAAAATCAGATGTTCGAGCGAAGTCCAGTCCATCAGCAATGGCAAAACTGTATACAGAGTAGTTTGGCATGGAAGGGACAGCAGAGGTGGCTGGATCCAGATTCAGTCCAATGTGGAGTGCATCG AGGTCCTCCAGGTTGTCCCTGGGACTTTGGAGATTTCCAGCACCAGCATCAAACTGAACTGGACCTGCAGGCTCCCTGACGCCTGCCAGCACATTTGGGCCAGGTGCCGGCTGGCAGTGGCTTCCTCCCCACCCTGTGAGGCTGAAGAGGTGAACGAAGAGGAGATGCTACATGGCTGGAAGGGAACATTTACCTGTCCCCCTCTGCAGCCCTTCACTCTCTACAGTGTCACCATCTCTCTGCCTCCCAGCACGATCCTGTACACACGGTTCCTCAGGACAAAAGAAACGG TGCCAGACAAACTGGAGAAGCTGTGGCTGGATCCCAGCACGGGCTCCCTCAGGTGGAAGGCGCTGCCCTCCTGCAAAGGGGAGATCATCGGATACCAG CTGAACATCACGGCCAGGAGAGCGCACGATGGCAGCTTCCTTGAATTCAAGCAAGTGGTGGTGAACCAGTCTGTCACTCAGTACACGCCACCTCATCAGACACCTGGAAGCCAATACACGGTGACAGTGCAGGGTGTCACGGcggctggtgctggggctgcgtcACTGCTGGAATTTCAAAGCTACGTCTCGG AAACGTGCCAAAGGCCCCAGTGGGACACAAGACTCCGGCTGGCACCAGACCAGGAGAACTACAAGAAGAACGATGAAGTGTTGCTGAGCTGCCCTGAGAGTTTCCAGCCATCCTTCACCCATGTCAAATGTTTGGGAGAAGACCAACCCATCAGTAACTGGAATCGTCTATACACAGACCCATGGTTGGGAAGGGACAGCAGAGGTGACTGGATCCACATTCAG
- the LOC142075834 gene encoding uncharacterized protein LOC142075834 translates to MALRGLALSFFLVLATLLLARGQKDPGPRNQRGAKEAETCQRPRWGRGLQLAPDQENYKKNEEVLLRCPEGFQPSFAHVKCSGKVLSISNGKPVNGEVWNGRDSSGRWINIQPTFSVECMEVLQVVPGTLEISSTSIKLNWICRLPDTCQHIWARCRLEEHSSPPCEAEEVKGEERLHGWKGTFACPPLQPFTVYSVTISLPPSTILYTRLLRTKEAVPDKLEKLWLDPSTGSLRWKALPSCKGEIIGYQLNITARRAHDGSFLEFKQVVVNQSVTQYTPPHQTPGSQYTVTVQGVTAAGAGAASLLEFQSYVSGILWFVLSRKRRALPSKAEVDHYTELQPYENLDEYCVIKKTLLAEADAGKGGQAREPLPQSLPVPESSGDSHSSE, encoded by the exons ATGGCCCTGCGAGGGCTGGCTCTGTCCTTTTTCCTGGTGCTTGCCACTCTGCTGCTTGCACGGGGACAGAAGGACCCTGGCCCCAGGAACCAGAGGGGAGCCAAGGAAGCAG AAACGTGCCAAAGGCCTCGCTGGGGCCGAGGGCTCCAGCTGGCACCAGACCAGGAGAACTACAAGAAGAATGAAGAAGTGCTGCTGAGGTGCCCCGAGGGTTTCCAGCCATCCTTCGCCCATGTCAAATGTTCAGGAAAAGTCCTGTCCATCAGCAATGGGAAACCTGTAAACGGAGAAGTCTGGAATGGAAGGGATAGCAGCGGCAGATGGATCAACATTCAGCCCACGTTCAGCGTGGAGTGCATGG AGGTCCTCCAGGTTGTCCCCGGGACTTTGGAGATTTCCAGCACCAGCATCAAACTGAACTGGATCTGCAGGCTCCCTGACACATGCCAGCACATTTGGGCCAGGTGCCGGCTGGAAGAAcattcctcccctccctgtgaggctgaagaggtgaagggagaggagaggctaCATGGCTGGAAGGGAACATTTGCCTGTCCCCCTCTGCAGCCCTTCACTGTCTACAGTGTCACCATCTCCCTGCCACCCAGCACAATCCTTTACACACGGCTCCTCAGGACAAAGGAAGCAG TGCCGGACAAGCTGGAGAAGCTGTGGCTGGATCCCAGCACGGGCTCCCTCAGGTGGAAGGCGCTGCCCTCCTGCAAAGGGGAGATCATTGGATACCAG CTGAACATCACGGCCAGGAGAGCGCACGATGGCAGCTTCCTTGAATTCAAGCAAGTGGTGGTGAACCAGTCTGTCACTCAGTACACGCCACCTCATCAGACACCTGGAAGCCAATACACGGTGACAGTGCAGGGTGTCACGGcggctggtgctggggctgcgtcACTGCTGGAATTTCAAAGCTACGTCTCGG GGATCCTGTGGTTTGTGCTGTCCAG GAAAAGGAGGGCCTTGCCCAGCAAAGCCGAGGTTGACCATTACACAG AGCTCCAGCCCTATGAGAACTTGGATGAGTACTGCGTGATCAAGAAGACTCTTCTGGCAGAAGCAGATGCAG GTAAAGGTGGCCAGGCTAGGGAGCCCTTGCCCCAGTCCCTGCCTGTCCCGGAGTCCTCAGGAGACAGTCACAGCAGTGAGTGA